The genomic DNA TAATAAGGACATTTAAAGAAAAGCCTTTTAACCGTGGGTATTGTGCGTTCGTAAAAAGGAAGCACACATACCCAAATAAGACGAGAATGTCGCCCCCAAAAGAAAGGTTGTGTGGCTTTTTGCTTTGCCGAGATGGAAAATTTCCTTGAGAATTAGCTGGATGCCATTTTGATAGCCTCGGTGTTCGGAATTGTAAGATACGCCTGAATGGCAGGAGACAACCAAACTAAAACAAATGCAGCGTTGTGATTTTACATAATATGACTGCAGACGGTTAGCAAATAACCTTATGGGGGCCTCCCGAGAGCCTCAGTTTGAATCGGCCGGGAGAGCTGCGTCGGCAACCAAatgaaattctttttattattattaacatgcgAAATGCAGTTACATAAAAGACGAGATCCaaaaagaaagcaataaaaacaatgaacgaAAGGGTTTCATTATTTTACGAACACGACAGAAGCTCAAAACCGCCCATAAACGATGACGTCATGTTGGGTTCTCTGTTGACATCTGGCAGCCCATCCCTGAGCCCGCTCGCTCACCTCGCGGCGCGGCGATCCAGCAGCATCGTAGTCAGTCATCACTCGGCATCAAGAAGACACACACGTACTCGTCCACCATGAGGGAAATTGTACACCTCCAGACCGGTCAGTGCGGAAACCAAATCGGTACCAAGGTGAGATATTCAACATATAACAGTGGTTTCTTTAAAGTGGATTCTGCGAGTGCACAATGTCTGTATATCTCTCTAGATTTGAATTTGGAGGATGAGGACCGACCGGCGAGCGAGAATTCAACTGTCACGCCATCGAGGTTGGAAGGAGCGGCTGGCGGGCGGAGGATATCCCGGTGATGACCGGTAACTTTTTTCAAAAagaaccccccgcccccccaaacacCGACCCGGTGCCTTGGTCGGTTGGTGGCGAACGTCGTCAATTGTCGATGATTTTCAAAAAAATACTGAAGTGCGTAGATACCAGTGGAACTtcaaaacttaaatttttctttcCACAAATCCAGTAGGATTAGATCTAACTAAAAAATGTCATACGTAACCGCTTAATTTTAAACTGGTTTTGAAATTTTCACCTTTATTTCGTGTCAGAACGAGACCAATTAACATTTTAACCGAGCCGCACACTTGTACAAGAACGAACACAAGTGCTACATGGAAACTTTCAAAtgaggttctttttttttccatgttaaaCTAATACCTAAATGGTTAATACGTAATTTAAATCTGCCCTCAATGGCCGCGGGGTCTTGTGGTCTGAACAGGATTATCAACCGGTATTAGGCAGCAGCTTGAGCCCAACACCGGCATGCTCGGATTAAAGTTAAACTGGAAGATTAGATATCCCTATTTTAGTGAATTTTGTGTCAAGATTCCTTCGAAATCCTGCCCGTATATATTAAATTTGATCATATGATTgcctatattctgtttttttccatctgtccatccgcctgtggtgttttggtaTGGtaactgcgtcctgggctttagataggtacattcagcttacattcaacgattataatatctTATTAAGAGTATtaaggtgtaattcgcatacagtaaattattaacttttcagttgcaaatgtacacccagatatccttttatttacctaaaacttacacagcgtaactttttaaagtccgggacgcagtgttaccatacaaaaaccacaggcggatggacagatggaaaaaaaaaaactatagttatGTAGAGAGAAATACTTAGGATACAACAGTCTGAGATAAATGTAAGTCCAAAGCCAGATTATTGTATAATTGAGAGGTAACCAAACTTCTAAGGCGGTTGAAGACTATGACTGTGGTTTTTGTACTACATTTTTCTGTAAGTTGCATTAGATGCAAGCAACAGAAAATCTAATATTTTTCCCCCAACGTAGAACCCAGCCGTGGGAAAATCCTTTTGGCCCAGACGAGTGGGCTTTATACAACATTGAAAGTGATCTGGCGTTCCAGTGGTGTTGGAAGGGAGTTAAGTCTACGGGCCAAACATGCCGAGTTTAAAGTTCATGTGTACCGACAGCCCCTTGTGGGGCATGCCTTGGTGACGGCATTTGACATGAAATTTACCGAAGGTTGGTTAAGCTGACTAGCCATTTGATGTAATGTAAATGAATCAGTCAAGtagtcttccccccccccccccttcccagtaCTTCATTCAGATTCTCAAGGCTCTACCTGCCACAAATACCTCAAATTTAATGGGAATTATCCCCCACCCCCGTACATAATACAAATTCCCAAGAATACCAATACCCTAACCCTGTAAGAGACGGGTTTTGATATAATAATAGTTTGCTGAAACCACTTAAAATTCGTACGTGTCAAGTTACCCAACCGTACATAGATGCAGATAAATGTCACTCGATTGCTAgcaaatcataattttttcaaaatttctattGATGGCAATGTTGGGAGATTTGGTACAGAAACGAAATACCGAAATAAATGGTGGCAATTGTTTTTGGTAAAAAGTAATGGTGCAATTTGTTGCATGTTCAAAATTTGTTTACAGCTGTTACAACTTTCAACTTTTTTCCACCCCATTAGTGTAAATCTCTGATTATTGGACAATCAAGGTCTTGTAGGACAATACCTTAAGAGTTGTAATCTGTCAAGTCGGCAGACTTACCTTGAATATATTTTCCTACCATAAACGATTTTTAAGTATTACTGGTGTTTTTGTGCAATCCTTTGTTTAAACCAGAGTTTTCAAAACCTTAAAAGGATTCATACAGTCTGTCATTCAAGGCATGCCATACAATtcacaaatttaaatttttattttttcttataatacagTGAATCTTTGtactaatgaaaaattattttttttttccagttttgggAAATCATCAGCGATGAACATGGTATTCAGGCTACCGGAGAGTACACGGGTACAGATAAAGACTTGATGGACCTCCAGTTGGAGAGAATCAACGTCTATTACAATGAAGGCAACCAGGGGAAATATGTACCTCGTGCAATCTTGGTCGATTTAGAACCCGGTACCATGGACAGTGTAAGAGCTGGACCCCACGGACAACTCTTCAAGCCAGACAGCTTTGTTTTTGGTTAGTGTAAATCTGGTGCTTGTGGCAAACTTGTAAATTTGGCTATTAGTTTGTGTTTAAATCTAGTGCTTTTGGTAAACTAAATTTGGTAATGTGTGTATGATGTAAACATAAACCTTAAGTTTTAGTCGACcttgttataaaaaaatacaaataaattcttcATTACAGGTCAGAGTGGTGCTGGCAACAACTGGGCCAAGGGACACTACACAGAGGGTGCTGAATTGGTGGACAGTGTCTTAGACGTAGTTCGTAAGGAAGCAGAAAAATGCGATTGCTTACAAGGGTTCCAGCTTACTCACTCCCTTGGGGGTGGCACTGGTTCTGGTATGGGCACACTTCTAGTCTCAAAAATCCGTGAAGAATTCCCTGACAGAATTATGAACACATTCTCTGTCGTCCCATCACCCAAAGTAAGTTTTTGAGATTGAATTTGTTCTGGTTTTGTCTTTTAATATTGCTAATTAACATGAGCAGTTTGGAAGCTATGCTAATAGTGCAGTGttatttacttttgaaatttTCATGCTTGACATACACGAATTAGTTTTTCTTTGACAATTTTCTTAGATATTTTCATTCTTGATGACATTTACAAATTAGTTTTCCTTTGACCTAACCTATGTTGACTTGCATGATTGCCAATGCCCTTggtattcattttgaaatttcagttaaATTATAATATTGTAAATGGAACTTGTCGGTTTGTTTGGTGAAACTAGATATCTTAATATTCCAAAATTaaccaattttctttttctaggTATCCGACACCGTTGTGGAGCCCTACAATGCCACCCTTTCCATTCACCAACTAGTCGAGAACACAGACGAAACCTATTGTATCGACAACGAGGCCCTGTACGATATTTGCTTTAGAACCCTCAAACTCCAGAACCCAACCTATGGCGATTTGAACCACTTAGTGTCCCTAACAATGTCAGGTGTGACGACCTGCTTCAGATTCCCAGGTCAGTTGAATGCTGACTTGAGGAAATTGGCAGTCAACATGGTACCCTTCCCACGTCTTCACTTCTTCATGCCCGGTTTCGCCCCCTTGACAGCCCGTGGATCTCAACAGTACAGAGCCCTCACTGTTCCCGAACTCACCCAACAGATGTTTGATGCCAAGAACATGATGGCAGCTTGTGATCCCAGACATGGCAGATACTTGACAGTTGCTGCCATTTTCAGAGGTAGGATGTCCATGAAGGAGGTTGATGAACAGATGTACAACATCCAGAATAAGAACTCTTCATTCTTTGTTGAATGGATCCCCAACAATGTCAAGACTGCCGTTTGTGATATCCCACCCCGAGGCATCAAGATGGCCTCTACCTTCATCGGAAATTCCACCGCCATTCAAGAACTTTTCAAGCGTGTTGGAGAGCAGTTCACAGCTATGTTCCGCAGGAAAGCTTTCTTGCATTGGTACACTGGTGAGGGTATGGATGAGATGGAGTTCACTGAAGCAGAGTCCAACATGAACGATCTGGTCTCCGAATACCAACAGTACCAAGAAGCTACTGCTGATGATGAGGCAGAGTTTGAGGAAGAAGGGGAAATTGAAGGCGATTATGCATAAATTATATTCctattttccataattttttatttttatttttcatgagttgtacattccttttcattttattcattggcaagatcaaataggaacaaacattttcttccatttctttctatttttttgtaaGTAAATAATTTATAAAGGATGTTGCTTTTGTCTAACCTAAATGTAAGCAGGAATAGTGACTTGTGATTGAGTAAGGTATAACCTATATTAACTGATGAAGTGCTAGCAGATGAACGGTAGGAACTTTTAACACCTACAAGTACTGGTCAACGAGTAATTAAATATCTTAAGGGTACACAGGATCAAGTACTGGTGGTGTCATCCCACTGCTTAAAATGGTCACACATGGTGTGCAATCATAAGTGGGAATGATGGAAGACTGGTTTTAATGTCTCCATCCTGAAAGGAAAAGGCTCCAATACTGTGGTTAGTATGGtgttgcgtcccacctcggtggcagtGGGTTCGATTCTCCGCCATACCATTGAGagatgtatttttggtgatagaattTCTCTACGTGGTTcgaaccgctggttccatgcaacttaaaaaccaTACAAACGAAAATCCTGAAAGGTTTTTCTAATAAAGAGACCACCACCTTATTTCAACTCCAAATTGCATATTGTCCACCTTCTGCAGTTGGAATTATGATTTTCTACTTTATACAATATATTGAATATGGGGTTTAGTTTATTAAAATACCAAATGTGATTGCCAGTTCCCGTAGAATATTTCTTGACTTCTGTGTTAAGTGCTTAATGTCCACGTTCTGTAGAATTGGAATTATGATTTTCCTACTTGAGAAACTAAATTTGAATATGGCGTTTGATTAAAATTACCAGATGTGATAACcagttgctgtaaaaaaaaattgctaacttCACTTCTAGAGCAATAGTAACAAGTGGTTGCTGATTGTCACCTCGAGCCTTCATGGCAACTGACATTGCTCCTGATTGCTGATAGGGAGTGCCGCTGTCTCATCACTCCGTATTGTACAATTTGCTTATATGGTTTACTTTAACCATTAAACGGCCCGGAGcgggtaaaatacaaaaaaaaatgactcccgtgtgccggaggggtttgagagtgagcgcgtaagcggaaaaaaatatttttttcaaaaaatcacagcgcgcttagttttcaagatttagagttcatttttggctcctttttttctcattgcttgaagtttagtatgcaaccatcagaaatgaaaaaaattatctatcatatataaataatgcgatatatgatagcgcaaaaacgaaatttcatatataattgtattcaaatcgcgctgtgcgcaaaacggttgaaggtaacaagtttttttttttttttttttttttttcgttgtaatgtacactaaatttcaatcattttggtatataacaaattataaaactataaaagcaacacaagaaaatattatcacaaaataatgcatgaattcgtaacgcgcttacgtaaacatatttttttcaagaattcaccataaatctaaatattgtcctagagacttccaatatgtttcagaaagaagacaaatgattgaatattactatactgtaagaatattagcttacaaatgcagttttcgaccatatctgacgagctaaagatgaccgaatgtcgaatttttatatatatatttttttatatgcaattatttcggaaataagaaaagctgcaactttcaaatatttttcgttttattctacatgaaattgcgcacattttcatatataaaactctatgaaatgcctaatatgaaaacggagcaaatattccgagaatgggacttacgcatttcggaatttgtggcggagaatccgcgcgcggagggaaggaaagtttttttttaaaaaattcaccataaatttaaatattgtgctagagacttcgaatttgtttcacgatgaagataaatgactgaatattactagactgtaagagttttatcttacaattgcgtttttcgaccatttcggtagagtcaaatttgacagaacgtggttttttttctatttatcgtgatttatatgcaaata from Macrobrachium nipponense isolate FS-2020 chromosome 43, ASM1510439v2, whole genome shotgun sequence includes the following:
- the LOC135213701 gene encoding tubulin beta-1 chain; its protein translation is MREIVHLQTGQCGNQIGTKFWEIISDEHGIQATGEYTGTDKDLMDLQLERINVYYNEGNQGKYVPRAILVDLEPGTMDSVRAGPHGQLFKPDSFVFGQSGAGNNWAKGHYTEGAELVDSVLDVVRKEAEKCDCLQGFQLTHSLGGGTGSGMGTLLVSKIREEFPDRIMNTFSVVPSPKVSDTVVEPYNATLSIHQLVENTDETYCIDNEALYDICFRTLKLQNPTYGDLNHLVSLTMSGVTTCFRFPGQLNADLRKLAVNMVPFPRLHFFMPGFAPLTARGSQQYRALTVPELTQQMFDAKNMMAACDPRHGRYLTVAAIFRGRMSMKEVDEQMYNIQNKNSSFFVEWIPNNVKTAVCDIPPRGIKMASTFIGNSTAIQELFKRVGEQFTAMFRRKAFLHWYTGEGMDEMEFTEAESNMNDLVSEYQQYQEATADDEAEFEEEGEIEGDYA